A region of the Anolis carolinensis isolate JA03-04 chromosome 1, rAnoCar3.1.pri, whole genome shotgun sequence genome:
acaaatgcaagatacttcatttcggcagaaaaaatggaaatcaaagatacagaatgggggatgcctggcttgacagcagtgtgtgcgaaaaagaccttggagtcctcgtggacaacaagttaaacatgagccaacaatgtgatgcagcagctaaaaaagccaacgggattctggcctgcatcaataggggtatagtgtctagatccagggaagtcatgctccccctctattctgccttggtcagaccacacctggaatactgcgtccaattctgggcaccacagttgaagggagatgttgacaagctggaaagcgtccagaggagggcgactaaaatgattaagggtctggagaacaagccctatgaggagcggcttaaagagcttggcatgtttagcctgcagaagagaaggctgagaggagacatgatagccatgtacaaatacgtgaagggaagtcatagggaggagggagcaagcttgttttctgctgccctgcagactaggacacggaacaatggcttcaaactacaggaaaggagattccacctgaatatcaggaagaacttcctcactgtgagggctgttcgacagtggaactctctcctgtggtggaggctccttccttggaggcttttaagcagagactggatggccatctgtcgggggtgctttgaatgcgatttcctgcttcttggcagggggttggactggatggcccatgaggtctcttccaactctactattctatgattctatgattctatgagatgtcTAAACTGTTTTACTGCAGTACTAGAAATCTGGGGactgaaataaaattttgttgggaATTAGAGTgctcttgtttttcccttttccATCCCTACACCATTGGACTAATGTCTACTACCGTAGCTACTCCTAGAGCTCCCATTTCAGGCAACTGATGTGGACTGTAATGAAAAGGCAGCACAttctaattaatttattattattattattattattattattattattattattattattattattattattaatgttccaGGAAAAAAGGTGCTTTTGAAATTTTCAGCTTCAAGTGCTCAAATAATTTGACCAATTGAATGTGACAGAGATGAAGCATTTATTTACTATTGCATTACAGGCCACTATTATATAAATACTTAGTCTCAAATGTACATAAGGACATCAcatgggtgagaaaggtggtatataaaaatagtaaataaataaatagaggccTGAATCCGTGAGGCAACTGGGAGAAAACAGTTGCCCCATGCATACATTGCCCATTGCACCTCATACCCCATCCCACAGTGGGAAGCATTGCTTCCCCCCATCCTTCCCTATGgaacatggaaagcctcccatgttcccaGGGAAGTGTCCTAGCACACTGCCAGGATGGTTCCtctatggagccccaccagaagttgccTTATATCGTCTGATAGCATCCAGTGGGCTCCATGAAGGAAGTGCCCTGGCAGTGTGCTAGGATGTTTTCCTTactgcatgtgatgaggtggtaagagtGATCTAGCCTCAACACAATGGGCATGATCAGGCCAGTGTGAGAAGGACATAGAAATAGAATGCTGGAGTGTATGATGGGTTCCTATGGCGATTCAGAACCTGCAAAACATATACACCCAGTTTCACTTTAAAAGGTGGAAATTTTAGCATAAGATACTCACAATGTCCATCTGTCAAAAGACCCACTGTGAATTGGAAGAAAAACAGATTTGCCTGGTTACTGAGAAAAAATGGTATGGAAATCTGTCTTTTAATGGTCTTGACCATTAATGCTGCCATTGAAGGATCTGATACCTTCTCAGAGAAACTAATAGGAAAGGAAGGTTACCGTTTAACCTTTTTTCCCTTGTTTTTGCCACCGGCCAGTAAACACATGGGGgtatgatataaatataataaacaaataagcTTTAAAGCAAGTAGGTtggctttttcttcttcctgtaaTGGACCTTCCCGCCCAGAGATCAAAAAGGGAAGCTTTGCATAGTATAGACCATATTACTATTCTCAAAACTGAAGAGGAGGTTTGGAAGACATGTGAATGAGGCCAGCTGGGAAGctgtgcacccccccccccccccccgcccttcagACGGAGGTTTACATGTGCAATTCTAACACACCATTCAGTCTAGTGTGCATCTCACTTTTGACTATGCAATTTAGCTAAGGAAAGGTGAGCAATAAATTTGAGTAAACGTGGTAATAATTCAAATTTATAATCAGGTTATTTCAGTGTTTCCAACCCTGTCCCCAGATCTGTAGATgctaaagttttttaaaagttttgttctTATTGATATAGTTAGTTCAGGGATGCACCCAACATATAGGACCCCTATAAGCAGTTCTCCAAAAGGGAAAGAGTGTTTTGAGAGCACCGTAAGACATTCTACCATGGAAACTGGGATGTGTTGCAATGAAAActccgcctgaacattaggaagaacttcctgactataagagctgttcagcagtagaatttTCTGCCTCGAAGTGAGGTGGAggctttccttggaggctttcaaacagagactggatggctatctgtcaggggtactttgattgtgctttcctgcatgtcagggggttggactagatggcctatgtggtctcttccaactctgttattctatgattctatacatgcAGAACTGGGGAGCACTGCAGTTTTTTTGTTCCAGCAGTCAGGAATAGTTGGGGTATGATGCAATATACTCAACAGGTAGAGCTCTGGCATCCCTTCTGGTATCTATTCTACTGAGCAATAGGTATGGTCTCTAACAATATTAATATCTCTCCTATCACAAGTAGGAGAGTAGTGGATAAGCACAGGATTCTTacagcaaaatatttattttaagcaACAACGGTCCAGATATTCAGTCTCCCACACATCAGGAGTGGTTCCCAATTTCTTTTTCCTCTGCTAAGATTCACCCATGAATACAAGGCTTAATAAATCTTGTTGCCACTCTCTATCCCAGCCTTTTCAGTATTTCTTTTCCCCGTCTACTCCATTCTTATTGATAACCATGACTGGCAAGATGTAACATACATCCCTTGCTCCTTACCAGCTGTGTAATCTGCTTCCACCACTAGCTCAAAAATAGTTTTATCTCTACAGTACAAGTCGTCTGCTGAGTGATGGTGACCCCCACAAATGtaacagggttttcttaagcaaggaaatagagcctacagtttctggtattcattgacagtagcctcccacaggatagtaacacatccaggcgtcccctgggcaagtctttgaagacagctgatttgctcacaccagaagcaacttgcctcaatttgcttctgatacaataaaaaattgacagtatcccattaaaaaaaacttactaGAATtgtccctgcttagctttcaggaTCAGATATGATCTGGTAATGCTAGGGTATTTAGGCCACAATATTAGACACACATATAATACACAAAATGGATGAAGTACATTCAATGCCAGACTATTTTGCAGCATCCACATTCTCTCCTTGCCCCATTGCCTCCCCCAAAGCCTAACTCCAACACAGAAACACGATATTGGGTGTAGGTCTGGTAATTGTAGTTCAAAATTATAGCCAGGCAACCACTATAATATTGGTGGCTGCTATTGTCTGCTACTGTTAATACTAATAAGATGATAATGTCAGTAATGTATCTGCACCTGTGGATAATTGtagaataaatgaaaataatactgCAAAGTGCTTAGCAGGTGGGCATGTAGAAAGTGATACATGATATTTAccatttccatttatttttgcATATTCATAGTAGAGAAAATCCCGCAAGACTGCGGAGCCCACCAAAAggtatttgtttttaattctctatAAATTCTTCAGAGATCCAGCTGCTTTAGTTTTCAAATTCTGGTAGATAATTATAGATAATGACAAATGCTTGCTTGGTTTCATGATGGAAATTCTATGAAACAACTGAGTTTTGCTTGGGGACttaaataagaataattttataATGTCTTTTGTATTGGTAGCAAGATCAAATACCAGTCCTGTTACCAACCTAGATATATTTTTCATCAAGCCAGAGCTTCCCCACAACTCCTATTGGATGCCAGCAATATCCAAGACTAGTTTATACAACTTCCATTCCTGTCAATGTTTCTCATTGCTTGGAGAAGAAGCTGACACATCCCACCTTCCATATATCTAAGAGGTGGTGAACCTACAGGTATTGTTGGAATCCAGCTCCCATGAACTCTAATAAAGCTAGCggccaggaatgatgggagctggaaTTGAACACTGTCTAGAAGGCCACAGTCCTTACCCCTGATTAATGTAACATTTGATGTGAGTTCTGCAACCTTGGAGGCCAAAGTTAGCCAATCTTTTACTActttggggagaaggaagaagcatAGGAATTAAGCCTCTAAAGAAAACATGCTGAAACAAGCTGGTTTAGGACCACATTTGAGTTGGGACCACATGAGCCCCACCAGGATGTATGTTTGCCCTCCATGTTGCACCTGCTGATGTCAGAAAGAGATGCCCATGTGATCAACAAGAAAGAGAGGGTCAGCCTGAACAGTCAccctgggctgcatcaaaaggagtatagtgtctagatcaagagaagtcatGATGCCAgtcattctgctttggtcagaccttgcctggagtactgtgtccaattctgggtaccaccattcaagagggatattgacaaattggaatgtgtccagagaaaggtgaaTAAAATTATCAAAGTCTAGAGACcacaccctatgaggagcggtttatagagctgggtatgtttagcctgcagaagagaagattaagaggagacatgatagccatggttaaatatttgaaaggatatcataagcaagagggagcagacttgttttctatgTGACTTCATAGATAATGCTGCTATCAATTCTGTATATTTTGTTCTAAATCAACTTCAATGTGTGAACAAAGTAACATTTTTATTGATATGATTCAACCATTAATTATTTCTACTactgcttcctccctcccttcctttgcttTTTAGAAATTAAATGCTTCACAAAAACAGAAGGAGTTCCTTCAGGAAGAGTCACAAAGCCACTGGTCTTTTGGCTACATGATGGTGTTCCTGCATTAGTCCGTGAAGTTTTACTGGAACGTGGATGGATTGAATATGATGACCATGAGCAAGATATTGAAGACTGGAACTTACACTGGCAGAATCACCCTTTCCGGATGAGAGACCACCGGAGCATAAAACCATGGCAGAGGCTCAATCATCATCCAGAAACCATCAGGATCACCAGAAAGGATTATTTAGCCAGGCATCTAAAACGGATGAAGGGGATTTATGGAACCTCACTGTATGAGTTTAGTCCAGTAGCCTTCATCATGCCCAATGATTACACCAAGTTTATAACAGAATACACCAAGGAGAGGCAGATACCAGGAAAAAAGCCAAGTTACTGGATCTGCAAACCAGTCAACAGGTCTCGTGGAAGGGGCATACTCATATTTCAGGACATTAAAGATTTCGTTTATGACTGCATGGTCATTGTGCAAAAATACATCAGCAACCCCTTGCTTGTTTCTGGTTACAAGTGGGATCTCCGTTTTTATGTTTGTGTCACAAGTTTTTGTCCCCTCACTGTTTATACATATGAAGAAGGGCTGGTGAGGTTTGCCACAGAGAAGTTTGACCTTGGGTCGCTGGACAATGTTTATGCCCACTTAACAAACACCAGCATCAACAAATTTGGACCCTCATACGAAAAGGAGAAAGATGTCATTGGCTCTGGGTGCAAATGGACTTTCAGCCGGTTCCGGGCTTACCTACGTAGCCAGAAGATTGATGACCTGCGTCTGTGGAAAAGAATCAACCACATTATTATTCTGACTTTGCTTGCCATCATTCCATCAGTCCCATTTAGCTCAAATTGTTTTGAGCTGTTTGGTTTTGATATCTTGGTAGATGAGAAGTTGAAGCCCTGGCTTCTAGAAGTGAACCACAGCCCTGGATTGCGTTTGGACTGTGCCATAGATGCCACCGTGAAGAGGAAATTAATCCATGACGTAGTTGACTTGCTGAACTACAAGGAGTCTGATGCCCTGagaaaaaacaaaggggaaaataGGAAAGACTCGTGCTTTCATAAAACACAGGCTTTGTGGACTACCCAAGAAGACGTCTCCCTTGATTTCCTGGCTTGTGCAAGAAGAACCAAGTCGGAAACTACTTCTCCATCTTCCTCTTTTCTGCAGATTGATAGAAGAGTCCAGACTGCCGGCCCAAGCAGTGTCTATCCAAAGAAAACCTTAACCTCACAACTGCGTGAAAGAATGCATATGCCTCAAACAGCCCTGCAATCCAAAATGCCACCTCAAAGCCTACCAATGTCAAGACCCAGTTACTCACCATATGAACCTGTTCACCCTTTCTGTTCACTAAATTCGACTGAACTCTTTACTCAAAAGCCTTCCTGTCCTCCCTATTTCCTCTCAGATAAAGACAAAAGGCCATTCACTCGAGTAGGTGATTTTGCCCTTATCTTTCCTTTCAATGATGCAGCCTTTGAAACATCCAGGAATGGAATAAACATCAAAAATGTAATACATGAAATATACAAATTAATGAGCAAGAAATTGCAACCAGAAaaccagaaattaaaataaaatatgatttaACCTATAGATAAAAGGATGAATGGTCCTCTCCTCCATTTACAGCAAAGGTCTCACACACTGATGCAATGCTAGGAAGGGTAGAAGAAATCTCTTAAGTTCTATTGTCTCTCACTAGTAGCAACACTAGTGAGGGCTGATCAGAATCACAGGCCAAAACCACCCCCATCCTAAACACTACTAGCAGTAGAAGTAGAGATAGCCAAGGTAGACTACCAGCTTCTCCAGGAACTCCGCTGTCCGCCAATGATCACAGATTAAAACTGAAGGAATATCCCTGTCACCCAGACATAGAAGATCCATCCAGTCATGGCATGTTAAAACCATTTGCATTTATGCCACCAGAGTCCAGCAAATTATTGCAGTTAATGTGGGTAAAAATATGAACAATTGCACAGGATGCTCTAGAgaaggtttttttattttaaaaatgcatctgtTGCATATGCTTCAACATTTCAAAGATGTGAAAGCCAGGACATATGTGTCCAAACAACCTAAGAGTCTGGTTATGATGGAAAGAGTTATCAAGGAGGAAGAGTGTATACAAGACAGGAGAGGCTAGAGCACTTTGCATTTGCCCAAGTCTATTGTGAAGGATAACACTCCACTGCCTCCTCACCAGTCTGCTGTTTTAACTGAATGCATTTACCCAAGTCTAACCTTTTGCAGTTTGAACTGAACTAAGATAAGAATAAAGGGGGATagtggaaggaagggagaggaattgggacattttaaaagcagctgacaaATGGAATACTGTAATAACAAGGTTTAATTGGGATTGTCCCTGGCACACAAGACtgttggagggtatgcctgggggGTGGTTGGATGTTGGTTCTACCCAATTCTAGGCACCCAGATCACACAGCCACAGAAGGAGCCCAAGTTTTGTAAAGCAGTTCAGGTTCCTCAGATATTAAGACTGTCTTGGCCTACAATTCCAAAAATCTCCCGGACAGCATAGCCACTGGCTTTCGGTTCCAAGTTCTCACTGAGAAAAAGCTGGGTGGAATTTAGTCACATGCTTGAGAAGTATTCAGCAGCTAAACC
Encoded here:
- the ttll2 gene encoding probable tubulin polyglutamylase TTLL2, with translation MSICQKTHCELEEKQICLVTEKKCRENPARLRSPPKEIKCFTKTEGVPSGRVTKPLVFWLHDGVPALVREVLLERGWIEYDDHEQDIEDWNLHWQNHPFRMRDHRSIKPWQRLNHHPETIRITRKDYLARHLKRMKGIYGTSLYEFSPVAFIMPNDYTKFITEYTKERQIPGKKPSYWICKPVNRSRGRGILIFQDIKDFVYDCMVIVQKYISNPLLVSGYKWDLRFYVCVTSFCPLTVYTYEEGLVRFATEKFDLGSLDNVYAHLTNTSINKFGPSYEKEKDVIGSGCKWTFSRFRAYLRSQKIDDLRLWKRINHIIILTLLAIIPSVPFSSNCFELFGFDILVDEKLKPWLLEVNHSPGLRLDCAIDATVKRKLIHDVVDLLNYKESDALRKNKGENRKDSCFHKTQALWTTQEDVSLDFLACARRTKSETTSPSSSFLQIDRRVQTAGPSSVYPKKTLTSQLRERMHMPQTALQSKMPPQSLPMSRPSYSPYEPVHPFCSLNSTELFTQKPSCPPYFLSDKDKRPFTRVGDFALIFPFNDAAFETSRNGINIKNVIHEIYKLMSKKLQPENQKLK